The genomic stretch GACGACCGCCCAGAAGATCGCGAGAGGCGATGCGACGCCGATCCCGATGAGAAGAAGACCCATGTTCTCGATGCTCGAGAACGCGATCAGTTTCTTGAGGTTCTTCTGGTAGAGCATCGCAAAGGCTGCGATGCCGACCGAGAGGAGACCCGCAACGATCAGGAGCAGGGAGACCTTCTCCGCGAACGCCGTCTGGTGGACGAGGGCGAAGACCCTGATGATCCCGTAGATGCCGATGTTCAAGAGGACGCCCGAAAGGACGGCGCTCACGGCCGACGGTGCCTTGGAATGGGCCTCGGGAAGCCAGGTATGGAACGGGAAGATACCCGATTTCGCGGCGAACCCGATGAAGAGGAGGACGAACGCGGCAAAGAGCAGCGTCGGCGACAGAGAGGAGGCGTGCTTCATCAGCGTCGTCCAGGCAAGCGTCCCTTCGCCGAGGGTGCTCCGTGCGGTCTCGAAGAGGAAGATGATGCCCGCAAACGAGAAGAGCATCGCGGCCGAGACGATGAAGATGTACTTCAGTGCGGCGTCGATGTTCTCCCGTGCAGCCAGGATCGCCACGAGCAGGGCGGAGAAGACCGTCGTCAGTTCGGCGAGGATCCAGAAGACCCCGAGGTTGTTCGCAAAGAACGCGAGGGTGACGAAGACCTGGAGAAGCGCAAGGCCGCTGTAGAAGAGCCTGAGGTTGTTCGGGTTGAGTTCGCCCGTCTCCATCAGCCGCTCGGTGTATCCCCCCGCATAAAGGCTTGCGAAGAAGAAGACGATGCCGGAGACTGCGGCGAGGAATACCCCGAGATGGTCCGCGAAGAATATCCCGGTCCCCGGGCCGAGGTCGGCCGCGGGCAGGGGTACGGTCATGGCGATGACGCCCGTCACGACGAGGGCCGCAGCGCTCTCGGCGGCGGCGAGGATATGCAGGACGCGGCGGGACGGTATCAGCACGAAACCGATGATCGCGGCAAGCGCTATAGCGAGGTAGGCCAGGATCATGGCGCATCCTCCCGCGCCTTCCAGAGCGAGTTCCAGAGCGAATATCGCCGTATCTTCTCTTCGTAGACTTCAATCGTCGAATCGATGCCGACCGTGAGGATTGTCGTCAGGAGTACCAGGATGATGAGGTCGATCATGATCATGACGTCCATGATGAACGGGAGTTCGGTGACGCAGATGCCGAAGATGAGGACTCCGTTCTCCATCGAGAGGTAACCGAGCACCTTGGTGATCGCCTTCTTCCTCGAGAAGAGGACGAGCATCCCCATCAGCATCAGCGAGATGCCGATGACCGCGCCGAAGAAGAATATCGGTTCGGCGTCTGCGTGGACCGGTGAGAGGATGTTGCCGAGCGAGAGGTAGACGCCGACGATCAGCGCTATGGAGACCAGTATCGAGCTCGCGGGCGCCAGGTAACGGAACTCCAGGTCACGGCGGATGCTGATCCGCTCCTGGATCTCCCCGATGAAGTACGGGATGACGAGCACCTTGCTCGCGACCGTGAGGGCGGCTATCCAGAGGAGAACCGTGCTTCCTTCCGCGAAGAAGATGGCCACCGCGAGCGCCGCAAGCAGGAGCGACTGCAGCCGGTAGGTCTGGAGCAGGAAGGGGAGCGACCGAGCCGAGATCAGGAAGACGGCCGTGATGACGATCGCGACGAAGATGAACCGGACGATGCCGTCGACGAAGGGTGCTTCTATCATGCAAACACCTCGATGAAGATCGTAAGTACCGAGAAGAAGTAGGCGATGATGAAGAGGTTCGGGAGGGAGAAGAACCGCATCTTCGCTATCGACGACTCAAAGAGGCCGAGGATCACCGAGACGACCGATCCTTTCACCACGAAGAGGCCCATGGCGAAGAGGACGCCCGCCGCCGAGAGTTCGGTCACGGGCCCGAAGGGCATCAGCACCGAGACCATGATGGCGATGAAGAGCGTCTGCTTGATGGCGCCGGCGTATTCCATCATGGCGAGGTTTCTTCCCGACTGTTCGAGAACCATGCCCTCGTGCACCATCGTCAGTTCGAGGTGGGTCTCGGGGTTGTCGACCGGGATCCGGCCGGTCTCGACGACCAGGATGATGAAGAGCGAGATCCCGATGAGGATCATCGTCGCGGATGCCGGAAAGAGCATTCCCGCATTATTCCGCGCAATTTCAAGGAAGTTCAGGGATCGGGCCACGACGGCGAGCGCCGCCATGACGACGATGGAGGTCGGTTCGATGACGGCTGCAAGGCTCATATCCCGCGAGGAGCTCATCCCCCCGAAGGTGCTCCCGGCGTCGAGGCCGGAGAGCGCCGTGAAGAACCGGGCCAGCCCCAGCAGGTAGAGGAAGAGGATGACGTTCCCGAACCCGGCCACCGGTTCGGGGATGTACAGCAGGGGTACGAAGAGCGCCGCGACGACGGCCATGCTCAGGCAGACATAGGGGGTGGCCCGCATGACCCACGAGGAGACCGGGGAGTAGATCGTCTCCTTCCGGAGGAGTTTGGCGAGGTTATAATACGTCTGCAGGAGGCGCGGTCCGCGCCGCCCCTGTGCCCGGGCCTTCACGATCTTGATCAGGCTCATGAAGAGCGGCGAGACCAGGAGGACGAACCCGATGTTCAAGACTGCAAAGACGGCGAAGGAGACGCTCATATGAACCACCCCAGCCCGAGCACCAGGATGACGATGATCACGAAGGTGTAGAGCATGTACGTGTCCAGGGTTCCTGCGTGGAATCTCCGGACGAGCGAGGAGACGGCGAGGGCTCCCCGGGCGACCGGGAGGTAGAGGTACTCCTCGAAGAACCTGATGAGCGACATCTCGATCCGGGCCCCCGCAACGATCGTCCGGTCGGGGTCGAGCCAGGTCTTCTCGATCTTCTTCTCTTTCCTGTATATCGAGGAGAATATGGTGACCACGGGTTCAGCGTAGCCCGTCTCCGTATACTCCATCCGGCTGTTCTGGGAGAGGATGCCGCATCCCCAGGTCTCCGAGACCCGGGTCTTTGGGGCGGTCCTCGCCGCCGCGAGGAAGACGACGACGAGGGTGGCGGCCATCAGCGTGCCGACGACGAGCATGTCGGGCAGAGGGAGGTCGTAGCCGAGGGCTCGGAAGATCTGGAACGAGCCGACGCCCGCGACGACGCAGAGGCCGGCCAGGATCGCGGGGCCGAGGAGCATCGGCCTGCACTGTTCCTCTGCATCCGCGGCGCTGGCCGACCGGGGATGGGCGAGGAAGGCGATCCCGAAGACCTTGACGAAACAGGCCGCCGTCAGGGCTCCCGTCAGGGAGAGGAGCGAGAGGGTGGAGATGAGGAGGACTTTCGTGAGCGGGTCGACGGCCTGGAGGCCGAAGAAGAACGACTCAAAGAGCATCAGTTCGCTGACGAACCCGTTCAGCGGCGGGAACGCGGCGATGGCGACGGCCCCGGTGCAGAAGAGGCCCGCGGTGAGCGGCATCCGGTGGACGAGCCCGCCCATCTCCTCCACGTTCCGGGTGCGGGTGGCGGCGACGACCGATCCCGCCGTCATGAAGAGGAGGCTCTTGAAGAGGGCGTGGTTGAAGGAGTGGAAGAGGGCTGCAAGGAGGCTGAGCGTCGAGAGCGCCGGCATCCCGAGGTCGGTGAAGATCACGGCAAGACCGATCCCGCTGAAGATGATCCCGATGTTCTCGATGCTGTGGTTGGCGAGGAGGCATTTGATATCGGTCTCTTTATACGCGTAGATGATCCCGAGGATTGCACTCGCGGTGCCGAAGAGGAGGATGACGGCGCCTATGGCGAAATCGAGCGTGAATATGTCGAGGACTGCGCGAACGAGGCCGTAGACGGCGACCTTAAGCATCACGCCCGACATCAGGGCGGAGATGTTCGAGGGGCTGGCCGGGTGGGCGTACGGGAGCCACTTGTGGAACGGGACGATGCCTGCCTTGACCGAGAAGCCGATAAAGAGACAGAGGAACGCCGCGATGGCCGCGGGGGAGGCGAGCGGCGCGGCCGGGACAAGGGCGAACGTGCCCGTCTCGCCGTAGAGGAGGATAAACCCGATGAAGAGGAAGACCGTGGAGAACTGGGACATCACCGCGTAGAAGAGGCCCGCCCGCCCGACTCCTTCGTCTTCAACGTCGTACAGGACGAGGAAGAGCGACGCAATCGCCATCATCTCCCAGAAGACGAGGAACTGAACCGTGGTTCCGGCGAGGATCACCATCCCCATCGAGAGGATGAAGAGGTTCATCAGGGAGACAAGGAGGTTCCTGCGGATCGGGTGGTTGCAGTGCTCCACGTAGCCGAAGGAGTATACCGCGTCGGCGATCCCGACGACGCCCAGGATGAGCAGGAAGAGGGCCGAGAGCCGGTCGAGCACGACGGTGAAGTCGATCCCGGGGAGCATCTGCCAGAGCGTCGCGGAGACGGTCGTGGCGTGAAGGAGCACCGGGAGTGCGGCTCCCGCGAGTAAGGCCGACCCGAGAAGGGTCGCCGTGAGCGAGGCGGTGCGGACCGGCGTATCTTCCCGCCGGATGAGGAGCGGGAGGATCGTGCCGAGAAGGAGCAGAGAGAAACCGGCAGCCAGGAGGGAGAGAATCACTCCGATCACGTCCGCTGAAGTTCTCCGGCCTGCGAGCCCGGTTCCCGCTTCATGGGCGTGATCCCGAGGGCTTCCACCTCTCCGGTATGGAAGATGAACCGCTCCCGGATCGTCTTCGGGAGTTCCCTCCTGGAGATGGGGGAGAAGCCGAAGGACGCGTAGAAGTTGATGAGCCCGGTACGGGAATGCAGGTACAGGATATCCCGTTCACCGCATTCGCGGACGAGAAGATCCATCAGTTGTCGGTCGATTCCCCGGCCCCGGTATTCTGAGAGGACGTAGACCCTGTCCACCTCGCAGCCGTCCGGGTGTTTGCGGCACCGGGCAGTGCCGACGAGGTATTCTCCAGCCAGCGCCCCGAAGATCCTGTCGCCGCCCGGATGCACCTTCCGGTCGCGGTAGTGGCTCCACACCTCTTCTTCGACGTGCGGGAACTCGTGGGGGAAGAGTTCGCGAACCACGAGGGAGCCTTCGATCCTGGTGGGCGGCTGCGCTGCATCCGTCCTGAGGAGCCTTCTCCTCAGGCCACCGGCAGTCCGGAAGTCCTCGGCAACGATACTCTGGAGCGTGAGGAGAGACCTGTCCTCATCGTAAGTACGGCTGGTATACTCTGGCATTTCGGGGATCATCGGTGTAGTTAACCTCGCAAGGCTTTGCTGTGGAGTTACAGGGTTCGTAGGGGATCACGGCGTGCATGTCGAGCAGCATGGTGCCGGCTCGGGGACCTTTGAAGCGCCGGCGGGAGGATGCGTGCTTGAAACGCCTTCCG from Methanoculleus chikugoensis encodes the following:
- a CDS encoding proton-conducting transporter membrane subunit, coding for MILAYLAIALAAIIGFVLIPSRRVLHILAAAESAAALVVTGVIAMTVPLPAADLGPGTGIFFADHLGVFLAAVSGIVFFFASLYAGGYTERLMETGELNPNNLRLFYSGLALLQVFVTLAFFANNLGVFWILAELTTVFSALLVAILAARENIDAALKYIFIVSAAMLFSFAGIIFLFETARSTLGEGTLAWTTLMKHASSLSPTLLFAAFVLLFIGFAAKSGIFPFHTWLPEAHSKAPSAVSAVLSGVLLNIGIYGIIRVFALVHQTAFAEKVSLLLIVAGLLSVGIAAFAMLYQKNLKKLIAFSSIENMGLLLIGIGVASPLAIFWAVVHMLAHSLTKASLFLSAGILHRQYRSHDPGADDRIVDVFDLQPSAAWGVIIGTLAIAGVPPFPIFFTKFFLLVQVATVSPWLLVATLLLILVAVAGMARFLIREFSARSGPGAPRPTRYVVPLGMRLSFVLLIVIIAVQGLWFPAEEVSVITDIVAELGFGGV
- a CDS encoding hydrogenase subunit; this encodes MIEAPFVDGIVRFIFVAIVITAVFLISARSLPFLLQTYRLQSLLLAALAVAIFFAEGSTVLLWIAALTVASKVLVIPYFIGEIQERISIRRDLEFRYLAPASSILVSIALIVGVYLSLGNILSPVHADAEPIFFFGAVIGISLMLMGMLVLFSRKKAITKVLGYLSMENGVLIFGICVTELPFIMDVMIMIDLIILVLLTTILTVGIDSTIEVYEEKIRRYSLWNSLWKAREDAP
- a CDS encoding respiratory chain complex I subunit 1 family protein gives rise to the protein MSVSFAVFAVLNIGFVLLVSPLFMSLIKIVKARAQGRRGPRLLQTYYNLAKLLRKETIYSPVSSWVMRATPYVCLSMAVVAALFVPLLYIPEPVAGFGNVILFLYLLGLARFFTALSGLDAGSTFGGMSSSRDMSLAAVIEPTSIVVMAALAVVARSLNFLEIARNNAGMLFPASATMILIGISLFIILVVETGRIPVDNPETHLELTMVHEGMVLEQSGRNLAMMEYAGAIKQTLFIAIMVSVLMPFGPVTELSAAGVLFAMGLFVVKGSVVSVILGLFESSIAKMRFFSLPNLFIIAYFFSVLTIFIEVFA
- a CDS encoding proton-conducting transporter membrane subunit, which translates into the protein MIGVILSLLAAGFSLLLLGTILPLLIRREDTPVRTASLTATLLGSALLAGAALPVLLHATTVSATLWQMLPGIDFTVVLDRLSALFLLILGVVGIADAVYSFGYVEHCNHPIRRNLLVSLMNLFILSMGMVILAGTTVQFLVFWEMMAIASLFLVLYDVEDEGVGRAGLFYAVMSQFSTVFLFIGFILLYGETGTFALVPAAPLASPAAIAAFLCLFIGFSVKAGIVPFHKWLPYAHPASPSNISALMSGVMLKVAVYGLVRAVLDIFTLDFAIGAVILLFGTASAILGIIYAYKETDIKCLLANHSIENIGIIFSGIGLAVIFTDLGMPALSTLSLLAALFHSFNHALFKSLLFMTAGSVVAATRTRNVEEMGGLVHRMPLTAGLFCTGAVAIAAFPPLNGFVSELMLFESFFFGLQAVDPLTKVLLISTLSLLSLTGALTAACFVKVFGIAFLAHPRSASAADAEEQCRPMLLGPAILAGLCVVAGVGSFQIFRALGYDLPLPDMLVVGTLMAATLVVVFLAAARTAPKTRVSETWGCGILSQNSRMEYTETGYAEPVVTIFSSIYRKEKKIEKTWLDPDRTIVAGARIEMSLIRFFEEYLYLPVARGALAVSSLVRRFHAGTLDTYMLYTFVIIVILVLGLGWFI
- a CDS encoding GNAT family N-acetyltransferase, encoding MPEYTSRTYDEDRSLLTLQSIVAEDFRTAGGLRRRLLRTDAAQPPTRIEGSLVVRELFPHEFPHVEEEVWSHYRDRKVHPGGDRIFGALAGEYLVGTARCRKHPDGCEVDRVYVLSEYRGRGIDRQLMDLLVRECGERDILYLHSRTGLINFYASFGFSPISRRELPKTIRERFIFHTGEVEALGITPMKREPGSQAGELQRT